A portion of the Manihot esculenta cultivar AM560-2 chromosome 2, M.esculenta_v8, whole genome shotgun sequence genome contains these proteins:
- the LOC110607281 gene encoding 3-ketoacyl-CoA synthase 11, with amino-acid sequence MFLFLTPFLGMTLVHCSMLTLQNLSNLWNQPKLNSETLVICSTFLLTIIILYFMRKPRKVYLVDFACYKPEPSYKCSKEHCLKIAESMRVFTKESLEFAKKILERSGIGQDAYGSNGILQNPQDFSMAEARRESEMVIFGAIDELLAKTGVKLVDIGILVVNCSLFNPQPSLSAMIINRYKLRANILSFNLAGMGCSAGLISIQLAKDLLQVHGDSYALVVTTENVTSSWYAGNERSMLVTNSLFRVGGAAILLSNLTSDRRHSKYQLMYSIRTHNGADDKSYNSIMQQEDENNILGVSLSKELIRVAGDTLKANITALGPLVLPLSEQLIFLANLIMKRIFKMKIKSYIPDFKLAIEHFCIHPGGRAVLDEVEKSLGLSEWHMEPSRMTLFRFANTSSSSLWYELAYTEAKGRIKKGDKVLQLGFGAGFKCNSVVWHAIRSINPANEKNPWIDEINDFPVFVPKVTPVIY; translated from the exons ATGTTCCTCTTTCTCACACCATTTCTTGGCATGACTTTGGTTCATTGTTCAATGCTCACCCTTCAAAATCTCAGTAATCTATGGAACCAACCCAAACTCAATTCTGAAACATTAGTTATATGCTCAACTTTTTTACTGACTATAATCATTCTATATTTTATGAGAAAGCCAAGAAAAGTCTACTTAGTTGATTTTGCTTGTTACAAGCCAGAGCCATCTTACAAGTGCTCCAAAGAGCATTGCCTGAAGATAGCTGAAAGTATGAGAGTGTTCACAAAGGAAAGTTTAGAGTTTGCAAAGAAAATTCTAGAGAGATCTGGGATTGGTCAAGACGCATACGGATCTAATGGAATATTGCAAAACCCTCAAGACTTTTCCATGGCCGAGGCAAGAAGGGAGTCAGAAATGGTGATTTTTGGAGCAATTGATGAGCTGCTGGCTAAAACTGGGGTGAAGCTTGTAGATATAGGAATACTCGTAGTGAATTGCAGTCTGTTCAATCCTCAGCCGTCTCTCTCGGCCATGATTATCAATCGCTACAAGTTAAGAGCGAATATTTTGAGCTTTAATCTTGCTGGTATGGGATGCAGTGCTGGACTTATTTCTATACAGCTCGCCAAAGATCTTTTAcag GTCCATGGAGACTCTTATGCCCTAGTGGTTACCACAGAAAATGTCACTAGTAGTTGGTATGCCGGCAATGAACGCTCAATGCTTGTCACAAACTCCCTATTTCGCGTTGGAGGAGCTGCAATTCTTCTATCCAACCTAACATCTGATCGTCGACATTCTAAATATCAGCTCATGTATAGTATACGAACTCACAACGGTGCTGATGATAAGTCCTACAATAGTATAATGCAACAAGAAGATGAGAACAACATATTGGGAGTCTCATTGTCAAAAGAACTCATAAGGGTTGCTGGAGATACCCTTAAGGCAAACATCACCGCACTTGGACCATTAGTTCTTCCATTGTCTGAGCAGCTGATATTTCTTgcaaatttaataatgaaaagGATTTTCAAAATGAAGATAAAATCATATATTCCAGATTTCAAGTTGGCAATTGAACACTTCTGCATACATCCTGGAGGAAGAGCTGTTTTAGATGAGGTAGAAAAAAGCCTTGGTCTCAGTGAATGGCACATGGAGCCTTCAAGAATGACTCTCTTTAGGTTTGCAAACACTTCAAGTAGTTCATTGTGGTATGAATTGGCTTACACAGAGGCTAAGGGAAGGATCAAGAAGGGTGATAAGGTGTTGCAATTAGGTTTTGGTGCAGGGTTCAAGTGCAACAGCGTTGTGTGGCATGCTATAAGGTCTATCAATCCAGCCAATGAGAAGAACCCTTGGATTGATGAAATTAATGATTTTCCTGTTTTCGTACCTAAAGTTACACCTGTAATATATTAA